The following proteins are encoded in a genomic region of Micrococcaceae bacterium Sec5.8:
- a CDS encoding adenosine deaminase — protein METNDGAAATEGAAPHSSATADIEVHEFAEIPEEVHGPLPVAELHLHIEGTLEPDLIFALAERNGIRLPYADLDELRSRYEFTDLQSFLDLYYANMAVLQTEQDFADMARAYLTRAALAGVRHAEIMLDPQAHLSRGVALATCVNGVASVLANSVAEFGISTLLIAAFLRDQSEDSALEVLEQLLAMNAPIAGIGLDSAEVGNPPAKFQRLFARAKDAGLHRIAHAGEEGPASYIIDALELLDVERIDHGIRCMDDPELVERLVQDLVPLTVCPLSNVRLRAVDTMADHPLPAMLAAGLNVSVNSDDPAYFGGYVDDNFAQLKSVIGLSEFDCVRMAANSIRSSFASEDRKTELLADLAASGH, from the coding sequence ATGGAAACTAACGACGGCGCCGCCGCCACCGAGGGCGCCGCACCGCACAGCTCAGCAACAGCCGACATTGAAGTGCACGAATTTGCCGAGATTCCCGAGGAGGTGCACGGTCCGCTGCCGGTCGCGGAACTCCACCTGCATATCGAGGGAACGCTTGAGCCCGACCTGATCTTTGCGCTCGCGGAACGCAACGGAATCCGGCTGCCGTATGCAGACCTGGACGAACTGCGCTCCCGCTACGAATTCACGGATCTGCAATCGTTCCTGGACCTTTACTACGCCAATATGGCTGTGCTGCAGACCGAGCAGGACTTCGCCGACATGGCCCGGGCGTACCTGACCCGGGCAGCGCTCGCCGGGGTCCGGCACGCCGAAATCATGCTCGATCCGCAGGCGCACCTGTCCCGCGGCGTGGCCCTGGCGACCTGCGTGAATGGCGTGGCATCGGTGCTGGCCAACTCCGTTGCGGAGTTCGGGATCTCCACCCTGCTCATCGCCGCGTTCCTGCGGGACCAGTCCGAGGATTCGGCGCTTGAGGTGCTGGAGCAGCTGCTCGCCATGAATGCGCCGATCGCCGGCATCGGCCTCGATTCGGCCGAGGTAGGCAATCCGCCAGCCAAGTTCCAGCGGCTGTTTGCGCGGGCCAAGGACGCGGGGCTGCACCGGATCGCGCACGCCGGGGAGGAGGGCCCGGCGTCGTACATTATCGATGCGCTGGAACTCCTGGACGTGGAACGGATCGATCACGGCATCCGCTGCATGGACGATCCCGAGCTGGTGGAGCGGCTGGTGCAGGACCTGGTGCCGCTGACGGTGTGCCCGCTGTCCAACGTCCGGCTCCGCGCTGTGGACACCATGGCCGACCACCCGCTGCCGGCCATGCTCGCCGCCGGTTTGAACGTCAGCGTCAACTCGGACGATCCCGCCTATTTCGGCGGATACGTCGATGACAACTTCGCGCAGCTCAAGTCGGTGATTGGTCTGTCCGAGTTCGACTGCGTACGGATGGCCGCGAACTCGATCCGGTCCTCATTTGCCAGCGAGGACCGGAAGACCGAGCTGCTGGCTGATCTGGCGGCGTCCGGCCACTGA
- a CDS encoding aldo/keto reductase: METRTLGTLTVSPLGLGCMGMSEFYGQPDDTEATATIHAFLDAGGSLLDTADMYGPFTNEELVGRAIAGRREDVVLATKFGNERRADGSWVGINGSPDYVRAACDASLQRLGVDHIDLYYQHRVDKTVPIEETVGAMAELVQAGKVRHLGLSEASAGTVRRAHAVHPIAALQSEYSLWEREPETKVFPVLAELGIGFVPYSPLGRGFLTGQFRSPDDFAEDDFRRHSPRFQGENFTRNLHLVDRVKALADQKGCTPAQLALAWLLAQGAHIVPIPGTKKRGRLQENLGALDVELTAADLARLDELAPAGAAAGARYPDMGSIDS; encoded by the coding sequence ATGGAAACCCGCACGCTCGGTACGCTCACCGTCTCGCCCTTGGGTTTGGGATGCATGGGGATGAGCGAGTTCTACGGCCAGCCGGACGACACCGAGGCCACCGCCACCATCCACGCCTTCCTCGACGCAGGCGGCAGCCTGTTGGACACCGCGGACATGTACGGTCCTTTCACGAACGAGGAACTGGTGGGCCGTGCCATCGCGGGCCGGCGCGAGGACGTGGTCCTCGCCACCAAGTTCGGCAATGAACGCCGGGCCGACGGCTCCTGGGTGGGCATCAACGGCTCCCCCGACTACGTGCGGGCAGCCTGCGACGCGAGCCTGCAGCGGCTGGGCGTTGACCACATCGATCTGTACTACCAGCACCGTGTGGACAAGACCGTCCCGATCGAGGAAACGGTCGGCGCCATGGCGGAGCTGGTGCAGGCCGGCAAAGTCCGGCACCTGGGCTTGTCCGAAGCCAGCGCCGGCACCGTGCGCCGCGCCCACGCGGTGCATCCCATCGCCGCCTTGCAGTCCGAATACTCGCTCTGGGAACGGGAGCCTGAGACCAAGGTCTTTCCAGTGCTCGCCGAGCTGGGCATCGGCTTTGTCCCCTACAGCCCGCTGGGCCGCGGCTTCCTGACCGGGCAGTTCCGGAGCCCGGACGACTTCGCCGAGGACGATTTCCGCCGGCACTCCCCACGTTTCCAAGGCGAAAACTTCACCCGCAACCTCCACCTCGTGGACCGGGTCAAGGCGCTGGCGGACCAGAAGGGCTGCACCCCGGCTCAACTGGCACTTGCCTGGCTGCTGGCCCAGGGCGCGCACATCGTTCCCATTCCGGGTACCAAGAAACGCGGGCGCCTGCAGGAGAACCTGGGCGCCCTCGACGTCGAGCTCACCGCTGCGGACCTTGCCCGGTTGGACGAACTCGCACCGGCCGGGGCGGCAGCAGGCGCACGCTACCCGGACATGGGCAGCATCGACAGCTGA
- the sulP gene encoding sulfate permease, with the protein MTTTRHRSAAALVRVMPGLDAAATYRGSWFWKDIVAGIVLATLLVPQGMAYAVLAGLPPITGLYTTVLCLLAYAVFGPSRILVLGPDSALGPLIAATVLPIVASDGDPQKAVALASLLALMVGVLMILASVARLGFIADLISKPTMIGYMNGLAVTILVSQLPKLFGFSVQAEGFVADLTGFSQGLARGETVVAAAAVGIAGIVLVLALQRWLPKVPSVLVMVVLAIGAATVLNLADRGVSLVGELPQGFPPFTVPSLELTDVALMSAGALGIAVVSLTDTISTATSFAARTRQEVRGNQEMISIGAANLAAGLFQGFPVSTSASRTAVAERAGSKTQLTGVTGAVLILLMLVLLPGLFRNLPQPALAAIVITASVSLADVPGSVRLWRQRKSEFLLSVAALFGVVLLGVLPGIGIAVGLSILNIFRRAWWPYETVIGRVPGVEGFHDVHVHPDAKHLPGLVIYRFDAPLFFANVRPFRENVRRLARAEPKPRWIVIAAEPITDVDTTASDVLLELDRELNAQGTSLVFAELKHGVREKFERYELTREIEPRHFYRTVDAAVAAYVAETGAHWSAGE; encoded by the coding sequence ATGACCACGACTCGACACCGCAGTGCGGCCGCGCTGGTGCGGGTGATGCCAGGGCTCGACGCCGCCGCGACGTACCGGGGCAGTTGGTTCTGGAAGGACATCGTCGCCGGCATCGTCCTGGCGACGCTCCTGGTGCCCCAGGGCATGGCCTACGCCGTGCTGGCAGGACTGCCGCCGATTACCGGGCTCTACACCACGGTCCTCTGCCTGCTCGCCTATGCAGTTTTCGGCCCGTCCCGGATCCTGGTGCTGGGCCCGGATTCCGCGCTGGGCCCACTGATCGCAGCGACGGTCCTGCCGATCGTCGCGTCCGACGGCGATCCGCAGAAAGCGGTGGCGCTGGCGTCATTGCTCGCCTTGATGGTCGGTGTCCTCATGATCCTCGCCTCGGTGGCCCGGCTGGGTTTCATCGCGGACCTTATTTCCAAGCCCACCATGATCGGTTACATGAACGGTCTCGCCGTCACGATTCTGGTCAGCCAGCTGCCCAAGCTCTTCGGGTTCTCGGTGCAGGCCGAGGGCTTCGTCGCTGACCTCACCGGCTTCAGCCAGGGCCTGGCCAGGGGCGAAACCGTGGTGGCCGCGGCCGCCGTCGGGATCGCGGGGATTGTGCTGGTCCTGGCGTTGCAGCGGTGGCTGCCCAAAGTCCCGTCGGTGCTCGTGATGGTGGTGCTCGCGATCGGTGCCGCGACGGTCCTGAATCTCGCGGATCGGGGCGTTTCACTCGTCGGGGAGCTTCCGCAGGGCTTCCCGCCGTTCACGGTCCCCTCGCTGGAGCTCACCGACGTCGCCCTGATGTCCGCCGGCGCCCTGGGGATTGCGGTGGTGTCACTGACGGACACGATTTCGACGGCGACGTCGTTCGCCGCCCGCACCCGTCAGGAAGTCCGCGGCAACCAGGAAATGATCAGCATCGGTGCAGCCAACCTGGCGGCGGGACTTTTCCAGGGCTTCCCCGTCAGCACCAGCGCCTCCCGGACAGCGGTCGCGGAGCGCGCGGGCTCGAAGACCCAGCTCACCGGCGTGACCGGCGCCGTCCTGATCCTGCTCATGCTGGTGCTGCTGCCGGGGCTGTTCCGGAACCTGCCCCAGCCGGCGCTGGCGGCCATCGTGATCACCGCCTCGGTATCACTCGCGGACGTCCCGGGCAGCGTGCGTCTTTGGCGTCAGCGCAAGAGCGAATTTCTGCTCTCGGTCGCGGCCTTGTTCGGGGTGGTGCTGCTGGGGGTGCTGCCCGGCATCGGCATTGCGGTGGGCCTGTCCATCCTCAACATCTTCCGCCGGGCCTGGTGGCCCTACGAGACGGTGATCGGCCGCGTCCCGGGAGTGGAGGGATTTCACGACGTGCACGTCCACCCGGACGCCAAGCACCTGCCCGGCCTCGTGATTTACCGCTTCGACGCCCCGTTGTTCTTCGCCAACGTCAGGCCGTTCCGCGAAAACGTGCGGCGGCTGGCACGCGCCGAGCCTAAACCGCGGTGGATTGTCATCGCCGCCGAGCCCATCACCGACGTCGACACCACAGCCTCGGACGTGCTCCTTGAGCTGGACCGCGAGCTGAACGCGCAGGGCACGTCGTTGGTGTTCGCGGAGCTCAAGCACGGTGTCCGGGAGAAGTTCGAACGTTATGAACTGACCCGCGAGATCGAACCGCGCCACTTTTACCGCACCGTCGACGCCGCCGTGGCCGCCTACGTTGCCGAGACCGGCGCCCATTGGAGCGCCGGGGAGTGA
- a CDS encoding DUF2177 family protein, translated as MNVRTKKWLLTYAATAVIFAVIDVAWISTVANRQYESQIGDLLAPSVNLAGAVVFYLVYVAGIVHYGVRPNNAAASMRQRVQGAALFGFFTYATWALTALAVLKSFPVLVAVTDIAWGAAVCSAVTWLTATLLRRTLAKPGPAR; from the coding sequence ATGAACGTCCGCACCAAAAAGTGGCTGTTGACCTACGCAGCCACCGCCGTCATCTTCGCCGTCATCGACGTCGCCTGGATCAGCACCGTGGCCAACCGGCAGTACGAAAGCCAGATCGGTGACCTGCTCGCCCCCAGCGTAAACCTGGCCGGCGCCGTCGTGTTCTACCTGGTCTACGTCGCGGGCATCGTGCACTACGGGGTCCGGCCCAACAACGCCGCCGCCTCGATGCGGCAGCGGGTGCAGGGAGCCGCACTGTTCGGCTTCTTCACCTACGCCACGTGGGCGCTCACCGCGCTCGCCGTCCTCAAAAGCTTCCCCGTCCTAGTGGCCGTGACCGACATCGCCTGGGGCGCTGCGGTGTGCAGTGCGGTCACCTGGCTGACGGCCACCCTCCTGCGCCGCACGCTCGCGAAGCCCGGTCCCGCGCGGTAA
- a CDS encoding AMP-dependent synthetase/ligase has product MREFTTPLLVEASGHRNATELLLQRYRSSPDHVAFEVRAAGAAITEPWRQVTTRQFVDEVRALAKGLIAAGITPGEALAIMSPTRYEWALADMAAWFASAVVVPVYETSAAPQVTAILADAGVRLAIAGTAGHAALLEVGFAEAGIPGLGIWTMDVRPGADLADLVARGAGISDAAVEERRLLAGLDSVATIVYTSGTTAAPKGALITHGNFVGQVLNVAAAYTGVVREGGNTIIFLPMAHVLARGLQLTCLANGMRIAHLSDPRDVVPALGVLKPTFLVVVPRVLQKIQASAAAAAAQKHLGRVWSSAQGTAVAWGRFAQARDADPATRPALGLRVRHALFDRLFYARLRTLMGGRLDYLLSGAAALDAELSLFFRGLGLPVVEGYGLTETTAPLTGNMPGSIRAGSVGVPMPGTTVRISDRGEVLARGVGVFAGYRRPADNADAFMDGFFRTGDLGELDESGSLTLNGRIKDVIVTAGGKTISPAIWEGYVEGDPLVAHAVMVGEGKPYLGGLVLLDPESVAAWAEREGIADLAGLQIPDDGGAVQIDDVRLLTAIGKAVSAANAKIARSEQVRRFVLLLTDLSEANGIVTPTMKLKRGAFTERAHHIVDKLYADPRSQA; this is encoded by the coding sequence ATGAGAGAGTTCACCACCCCGCTGCTGGTTGAGGCGTCCGGTCACCGCAACGCCACCGAGTTGCTCCTGCAGCGCTACCGGAGCTCCCCGGACCACGTTGCCTTCGAAGTACGCGCCGCCGGAGCCGCGATTACCGAACCGTGGCGCCAGGTGACCACCCGGCAATTCGTTGATGAGGTGCGGGCCCTGGCTAAAGGCCTGATCGCCGCAGGCATCACACCCGGGGAAGCCCTCGCCATCATGTCTCCCACCCGGTACGAGTGGGCGCTGGCCGACATGGCCGCGTGGTTCGCCAGCGCCGTCGTGGTCCCGGTCTACGAGACATCCGCCGCGCCCCAGGTGACCGCGATCCTCGCCGACGCCGGGGTCCGGCTGGCGATCGCCGGCACCGCCGGGCATGCTGCCCTGCTGGAGGTGGGTTTCGCGGAAGCCGGAATCCCGGGTCTGGGGATCTGGACCATGGACGTCAGGCCGGGCGCGGACCTGGCCGACCTTGTGGCCCGCGGCGCCGGAATTTCCGATGCCGCGGTGGAGGAACGGCGCCTGCTGGCAGGCCTCGACTCGGTTGCGACCATCGTGTACACCTCCGGCACCACGGCCGCGCCCAAGGGTGCGCTCATCACCCACGGGAACTTCGTAGGCCAGGTCCTGAACGTGGCCGCGGCTTACACCGGCGTGGTCCGCGAGGGCGGCAACACCATCATCTTCCTGCCGATGGCCCACGTGCTGGCCCGTGGTCTGCAACTGACCTGCCTGGCCAACGGCATGCGCATCGCCCATTTGTCCGATCCCCGGGACGTGGTACCTGCCCTGGGCGTCCTGAAACCGACGTTCCTGGTGGTGGTTCCCCGCGTGCTCCAGAAGATCCAGGCGTCCGCCGCGGCGGCCGCGGCGCAGAAGCACCTGGGACGGGTGTGGTCGTCGGCGCAGGGCACCGCGGTTGCCTGGGGCCGGTTTGCGCAGGCCCGCGACGCCGACCCGGCCACCCGGCCCGCGCTGGGGCTGCGGGTCAGGCATGCGCTGTTTGACCGGCTGTTTTACGCCCGGCTCCGGACGCTGATGGGCGGGCGCCTGGACTACCTGCTGTCCGGTGCCGCCGCGCTCGACGCCGAGCTGTCCCTTTTCTTCCGAGGCCTCGGCCTGCCGGTGGTGGAGGGCTACGGCCTCACCGAGACCACCGCCCCGCTGACCGGCAACATGCCCGGCTCCATCCGGGCCGGATCCGTGGGCGTTCCGATGCCGGGCACCACCGTGCGGATCTCCGACCGGGGCGAGGTGCTGGCCCGCGGCGTCGGAGTGTTTGCCGGCTACCGCAGGCCGGCCGACAACGCCGACGCGTTCATGGACGGGTTCTTCCGCACCGGAGACCTTGGCGAACTGGACGAGTCCGGAAGCCTGACCCTGAACGGCCGGATCAAGGATGTCATTGTTACCGCGGGCGGCAAAACCATCTCCCCCGCCATCTGGGAGGGCTACGTGGAGGGCGACCCCCTCGTGGCCCACGCCGTGATGGTCGGAGAGGGCAAACCCTATCTGGGCGGCCTGGTGCTGCTGGACCCGGAGTCCGTCGCGGCGTGGGCAGAACGGGAGGGCATCGCCGACCTCGCCGGCCTGCAGATCCCCGACGACGGCGGCGCCGTCCAGATCGATGACGTGCGGCTCCTCACCGCGATCGGGAAAGCCGTGTCCGCCGCGAACGCGAAGATCGCCCGGTCCGAGCAGGTCCGCCGCTTCGTGCTCCTGCTCACCGACCTCAGCGAAGCCAACGGCATCGTGACCCCCACCATGAAACTCAAACGCGGCGCCTTTACCGAACGCGCCCACCACATCGTGGACAAGCTGTACGCCGACCCAAGGAGCCAAGCATGA
- a CDS encoding MarR family transcriptional regulator yields MTASQHHPATLALQSLFTLANETEWEIARGMGLNLTDFRALSVLGLSGPVTVGKLAEELGATPATTTAIVSRLESRGYVARRRSTDDRRQVQVNATATSFTRIMSLMLPLMTATNEHLRALPAADQRVVTDFLDAAQRLMRDHLHALSEKDAR; encoded by the coding sequence ATGACCGCGTCGCAGCACCACCCGGCCACGCTGGCCTTGCAGAGCCTGTTCACCCTCGCCAACGAAACCGAGTGGGAGATCGCCCGCGGCATGGGGCTGAACCTCACGGACTTCCGCGCACTGTCCGTGCTCGGACTTTCAGGACCGGTCACCGTGGGCAAACTCGCCGAAGAGCTGGGCGCCACCCCCGCCACCACCACCGCCATCGTCAGCCGGCTGGAGTCCCGCGGCTACGTTGCGCGCCGCCGCAGTACCGACGACCGCCGCCAGGTCCAAGTGAACGCCACAGCAACATCGTTCACCAGGATTATGAGCCTGATGCTGCCGCTCATGACCGCCACCAACGAACACCTCCGGGCCCTGCCGGCCGCAGACCAGAGGGTCGTCACGGACTTCCTCGACGCCGCCCAGCGCCTCATGCGCGACCACCTGCACGCACTTTCCGAAAAGGACGCCCGATGA
- a CDS encoding DUF1295 domain-containing protein: MKDSYRKSLIALPLVVLLAALVAVAGSQGGATLGGIPVFALAVGAAFLIQWLVFIPSFKAQTEKFYDLTGSLTYIAITVLLVLLTPGIDARALLLAALVLIWAIRLGSFLFRRISKAGKDDRFDEIKPSFVRFLNVWTIQGLWVVFTAAAAWVAITSATRVGLDWFALVGFLVWALGFAIEAMADLQKSRFNAESANKGTFISTGLWSKSRHPNYFGEILLWIGVAIIAAPALEGWQWVALISPVFVILLLTKVSGVPLLEKKSDKKWGGQADYEAYKKNTPVLIPKL; this comes from the coding sequence GTGAAGGATTCGTACCGTAAGTCGCTCATCGCCCTGCCTCTGGTGGTGCTGCTGGCGGCACTCGTGGCCGTGGCAGGCTCCCAGGGCGGCGCCACGCTGGGCGGGATCCCCGTCTTCGCCCTGGCGGTCGGGGCGGCGTTCCTCATCCAGTGGCTGGTGTTTATCCCCTCGTTCAAGGCCCAGACCGAGAAGTTCTACGACCTGACCGGCTCACTGACCTATATCGCCATCACCGTGCTGCTGGTCCTGCTCACCCCCGGGATCGACGCGCGGGCACTGCTGCTGGCGGCCCTGGTCCTCATCTGGGCGATCCGGCTGGGAAGCTTCCTGTTCCGCCGGATCAGCAAAGCCGGCAAGGACGACCGCTTCGACGAGATCAAGCCGTCGTTCGTGCGGTTCCTCAACGTGTGGACAATCCAGGGACTCTGGGTGGTCTTCACGGCCGCAGCAGCCTGGGTGGCCATTACATCGGCGACCCGGGTGGGGCTTGACTGGTTCGCGCTGGTCGGCTTCCTCGTCTGGGCCCTTGGGTTCGCCATCGAGGCCATGGCGGACCTGCAGAAGAGCCGCTTCAACGCCGAATCCGCCAACAAAGGCACGTTCATCTCCACCGGACTGTGGTCCAAGTCCCGCCACCCGAATTACTTTGGCGAGATCCTGCTGTGGATCGGCGTCGCCATCATCGCCGCTCCTGCACTGGAGGGCTGGCAATGGGTGGCGCTGATCTCGCCGGTTTTTGTCATCCTGCTGCTCACCAAGGTCAGCGGTGTGCCGCTGCTGGAGAAGAAGTCCGACAAGAAGTGGGGCGGCCAGGCCGACTATGAGGCCTACAAGAAAAACACCCCCGTTCTCATCCCCAAGCTCTAA
- a CDS encoding glycosidase, translating into MGANTAENTTRRLKTVLDVLAEGVWTGEKLNAGAVLGEAITRVPLNDFERELLSGGIPRGHKTLTTATAKLVKAGWLVKGRAGWTITEDGQRATVAFADPAAFGAALDAGTPVPAETPLPSAPAGKSAADAAPKDDSSVGEKIAGKAAKLVEEAVAPVAKAVRKRKAPAAKAPAETLAAGSAPVSEPAPAAEATPAAAPETAAQTIEQPAAVAVAGDFNVLLGAPANWAPQYDESQMELDLVDQLWKLAANLPAGSYTFKIALNRSWDENYGAFGTFDGPNHEVHHSGGRLVIHYNHQTHDIVLL; encoded by the coding sequence ATGGGCGCGAACACTGCCGAAAACACCACCCGTCGACTGAAGACTGTACTGGACGTGCTCGCTGAGGGCGTGTGGACCGGTGAGAAACTGAACGCCGGCGCCGTGCTGGGTGAGGCAATCACCCGCGTACCGCTCAACGATTTCGAACGCGAACTGCTCAGCGGCGGAATTCCGCGCGGCCACAAGACGCTGACCACCGCCACCGCGAAGCTGGTCAAGGCCGGCTGGCTGGTTAAGGGCCGTGCGGGCTGGACCATCACCGAGGACGGCCAGCGGGCCACCGTCGCGTTCGCTGACCCCGCCGCGTTCGGCGCAGCGCTCGACGCCGGAACCCCGGTTCCGGCCGAGACCCCCCTCCCGTCGGCGCCTGCCGGCAAGTCCGCTGCAGACGCTGCACCCAAGGACGACTCCTCCGTCGGCGAAAAGATCGCCGGCAAGGCCGCCAAACTGGTCGAAGAAGCCGTCGCTCCCGTCGCCAAGGCAGTCCGCAAGCGCAAAGCCCCCGCCGCCAAGGCCCCGGCAGAAACACTGGCCGCCGGGTCTGCGCCGGTTTCTGAGCCCGCTCCGGCGGCTGAAGCCACCCCGGCCGCCGCCCCGGAAACAGCAGCCCAGACCATCGAGCAGCCGGCCGCGGTGGCAGTGGCCGGCGACTTCAACGTCCTGCTGGGTGCCCCGGCCAACTGGGCCCCGCAGTACGACGAATCCCAGATGGAGCTGGACCTCGTCGATCAGCTCTGGAAGCTGGCCGCAAACCTTCCGGCCGGTTCCTACACCTTCAAGATCGCGCTCAACCGCTCCTGGGACGAGAACTACGGCGCCTTCGGGACCTTCGATGGCCCCAACCACGAAGTCCACCACTCCGGCGGCCGGCTGGTTATCCACTACAACCACCAGACGCACGACATCGTCCTGCTGTAA
- a CDS encoding alpha-glucosidase → MTVEQPTNASAEAPARDWFQRAVVYQIYPRSFADANGDGIGDLRGIISKLDYLHRLGVDVVWLSPIYTSPQDDNGYDISDYRTVDPIFGTLEELRELTDGLHARGMKLVMDLVVNHTSDEHPWFVESRSSKDNPKRDWYWWRPPRDASPDGSPGSGAEPNNWGSAFSGPAWEFDQATGEYYLHLFSRKQPDLNWENPEVRAAVYEMMNWWLDRGVDGFRMDVINFISKDTALPDGPIAAGMLYGDGTPFYIGGPRIHEFLQEMHREVFAGRPGPLLTVGEMPGVTVDEAILFTDPERAEVDMVFQFEHVALDQENGNKWRPKKLKLTDLKATLGHWQTGLAERGWNSLYWGNHDQARAVSRFGDDSTHRELSAKLLAGILHLHRGTPYVYQGEELGMTNMTFGAISDYRDIEVLNHHREATTHLGHTDAEVLAALAPLNRDNARTPVQWDASQHAGFTTGSPWIAVNPNANHINAAAQVDDPDSVYSFYRKVIGLRHSEPAVSHGDFTMLLPRDEHVYAFVRSLPDTKLLVLGNFSGQDQQVALDGADVPLAWDSAELVLANYPADAAVPRLHLRPWELKVFRAGASHPS, encoded by the coding sequence ATGACGGTAGAACAACCGACAAACGCATCCGCAGAGGCACCGGCCCGCGATTGGTTCCAGCGAGCCGTCGTCTATCAGATCTACCCGCGCAGCTTTGCCGACGCCAACGGGGACGGCATCGGGGACCTGCGGGGCATCATCAGCAAGCTGGATTACCTGCACCGGCTGGGCGTCGACGTCGTCTGGCTCTCCCCGATCTACACGTCCCCGCAGGATGACAACGGCTACGACATCAGCGACTACCGCACCGTGGACCCGATCTTCGGAACGCTCGAAGAACTGCGGGAGCTCACCGACGGGCTGCACGCCCGGGGAATGAAACTTGTCATGGACCTGGTGGTCAACCACACCTCGGACGAACATCCCTGGTTCGTGGAATCCCGCTCCTCCAAGGACAACCCGAAACGGGACTGGTACTGGTGGCGGCCGCCGCGCGACGCGTCCCCTGACGGCTCACCCGGTTCCGGGGCGGAGCCGAACAACTGGGGATCAGCGTTTTCCGGGCCGGCCTGGGAGTTTGACCAGGCCACCGGCGAGTACTACCTCCACCTGTTCTCCCGGAAGCAGCCGGACCTGAACTGGGAAAACCCGGAGGTGCGGGCTGCGGTCTACGAGATGATGAACTGGTGGCTGGACCGCGGCGTCGACGGCTTCAGGATGGACGTCATCAACTTCATCTCCAAGGACACCGCCCTGCCGGACGGGCCGATCGCCGCCGGAATGCTCTACGGCGACGGCACCCCGTTCTACATTGGCGGGCCACGGATCCACGAGTTCCTCCAGGAAATGCACCGGGAGGTGTTCGCCGGGCGCCCCGGCCCGCTGCTGACCGTCGGTGAAATGCCTGGCGTCACCGTGGACGAGGCCATCCTGTTCACCGACCCGGAGCGGGCCGAGGTGGACATGGTGTTCCAGTTTGAGCATGTTGCCCTAGACCAGGAGAACGGGAACAAGTGGCGTCCCAAGAAGCTCAAGCTCACCGACCTCAAGGCGACCCTGGGTCACTGGCAGACGGGGCTGGCGGAGCGCGGCTGGAACAGCCTCTACTGGGGCAACCACGACCAAGCCCGCGCGGTGTCGCGGTTCGGCGACGACAGCACGCACCGGGAGCTCTCCGCCAAGCTGCTCGCCGGCATCCTGCACCTGCACCGCGGCACGCCCTACGTTTATCAGGGCGAGGAACTCGGAATGACCAACATGACGTTCGGGGCCATCAGCGACTACCGGGACATCGAGGTCCTCAACCACCACCGCGAAGCCACCACCCATCTGGGCCACACCGACGCCGAGGTCCTGGCAGCGCTGGCCCCGCTGAACCGGGACAACGCCCGCACCCCGGTCCAATGGGACGCCTCGCAGCACGCAGGCTTCACCACCGGCTCGCCGTGGATCGCGGTGAACCCGAACGCCAACCACATCAACGCCGCGGCCCAGGTGGATGACCCTGACTCGGTGTACAGCTTCTACCGTAAGGTGATCGGGCTGCGGCACTCCGAGCCGGCCGTTTCGCACGGGGATTTCACCATGCTGCTGCCCCGGGACGAGCACGTCTACGCCTTCGTGCGTTCGCTGCCGGATACCAAGCTGCTGGTGCTGGGCAACTTCTCCGGCCAGGACCAGCAGGTGGCGCTCGACGGCGCCGACGTTCCGCTCGCGTGGGACAGCGCGGAACTGGTCCTGGCCAATTATCCCGCCGACGCTGCGGTTCCGCGGCTGCATCTGCGGCCGTGGGAACTGAAGGTGTTCCGCGCCGGAGCATCCCATCCGAGCTGA